In Rhodococcus pseudokoreensis, the DNA window CCCGCGTGGTCCGGCTGGGGACGGCCTCACGGATCGCCGAGAGAAGTTCGCCCATGCGGGTGTGGCGGTCGTCCACCGAGGCGTAGCGGGGGTTGTTCACCAGACAGGAAGCACTTCAAGGACTATGTCAGCCGGAGCAGGTTTCCGCAATAAAAGAGTTGAATACATATATAAGTAAGATAGAGTGGTGGTGACCGCTCGGATGGAGCAGTGCCCGTAGGGAGAATGTGCCGTGATGCAACCAGAGGACGCCCTCAATGTTCGAGGCCGCAGTCGCCATCGAACCGTGGACCGCATTGCTGCGATTCTCGAGCTCGTAGCCCGATCCCGCACCGGACTCACCTTGAGTGGGATGGCCAAAGAGCTCGACGCGCCGATCAGTTCGACGCAAGGTCTCGTCAACGGCCTCGTTGCGACGGGTTATCTCGAGGAGCACGAGCGACGGTACTCGCTCGGCAGTGCCCCGTATCTACTCAACCGCCTCGCTGGGCGGCAGCCCGTCTCGACGGTCACGCACGCCGACCTCGAAGACGTCCACGCGAGTTCCGGCTTGACGACCGTGCTGTCGATCGCCGTCGGTCCGAACATCTTCTACGTCGACTACTGCTCTTCCGACCCACGGTTCGCGTACCTCGCCGAGAACTACGTGAGGCGATCGCTCATCCGTACCTCCGGCGGCTGGATACTGCTTGCCGGGATGGAGAAGCGTGACCTCTGGGCGTACATCCAGTCTCTGCCCGACGAGGATCGCGACACTGTCGAGCGGTTCTTCGCTGCCCTGCCGGAGATCGAACAGACCGGAATCTGCGCCTCCCCCAACGAGTCGACGGACGGCGACGGTGTCTCGGTCGCGGTTCGTGAGAACGGCAAGACCGTCGCCGCCGTCGGTGTCATCGCACCACACACCGTGATCACGAAGGAACGCGACAGGCTGGTCGCGCTCTTGGAGCAAGGTGCCCGGAGTTGGTCCGATCGCAGCGTACGACCGTAATGCAGCCGACCCGGGGCACCGTGGTCAGCCGGAGAACTGCTTGCCGAGGAATTCGACGACGGCACCGTGCAGTTCAGCGCTGCGCGGAATGGCACCGGTCATCCAGTACACGGCATGGACAAGGCCTTCATACAGTTCGACCTGCACGGGGACGCCCTGGTCGGCCAACCTCCGGCCGTAGTCCACGCCCTCGTCCCGAGTGACCTCGTATTCGTTGAGCAACAGCAGAGTGGAGGGAAGCCCGGACAGATCCGCGGCCTTGGCCGGGGAGGCATACGGATTCTCGGCGTCTTCCGGGGTGGCCAGGTACTGCTCCCAGAACCAGTCGATGGCTGCCGTGGTGACCAAGTACCCCTCGGCGTTCTCCTCGCGCGACGGGAATCGTGCCGTGCCGTCGATGACCGGATAGATCAATACCTGAGCGCGCAGTGCCGGGGCGCCGGTGTCGCGTGCCCGGAGGGCTGTGACCGCGGCCAGGTTGCCTCCGGCGCTGTCACCCATGACGGCTACGCGCGTGCCGTCGCCACCGAAGTCGGCTGCGTGCTCGACGACCCAGTTCAGTCCGGCGAACGCATCTTCGGGTGCGGCAGGAAACTTGTGCTCGGGAGCCAGCCGGTAACTCAGTGCAGCCACGACGACTTTCGCATCGGCGGCGAGTGCGCGACATGGCTGCTCGGTGACGTCGAGGCTGCCGGCGACCCAGCCACCGCCGTGGATGTACACCACGATCGGCAGAGGTGTTTCGGACTCCGGGATGTAGAGACGCACTGCCTGGTCGCCACCGGGGCCGGGGTAGACCGTGTCGACGACACGAGCGACGTCCGCCTTCGGTGCCTGGAGGCCGCTGAAGGACTCGACGACCTCACGGACTTCAGCAATGCTCATCTGCTCGAACGACTTCAGTCCCTGCTCGTTCAAAGTATCTATCAAATTCTTGACCGCAGGATCGAGTGCCATGGTGTTCTCCTTCATGTCATGAGCAAGTCTGTTCAGCCGGCAGGTGGAGCCACACTATGGGTGCGTTCGGCGCGGGGAGTGTCCGAAAATCACACACGCATCCGCCCCCCGGTGTTACAGGCGTGTGTTTCACAATCGGACACGCCGACGCCCTGCGGTTCTAGTTTGATTCGGAGTGATCAACAGACGGCTGGAATTTCAGCGTCGCCGACAGAGAGGAACGGCAGTGAACGCGATTGCAGCGATC includes these proteins:
- a CDS encoding IclR family transcriptional regulator; the protein is MQPEDALNVRGRSRHRTVDRIAAILELVARSRTGLTLSGMAKELDAPISSTQGLVNGLVATGYLEEHERRYSLGSAPYLLNRLAGRQPVSTVTHADLEDVHASSGLTTVLSIAVGPNIFYVDYCSSDPRFAYLAENYVRRSLIRTSGGWILLAGMEKRDLWAYIQSLPDEDRDTVERFFAALPEIEQTGICASPNESTDGDGVSVAVRENGKTVAAVGVIAPHTVITKERDRLVALLEQGARSWSDRSVRP
- a CDS encoding alpha/beta hydrolase, yielding MALDPAVKNLIDTLNEQGLKSFEQMSIAEVREVVESFSGLQAPKADVARVVDTVYPGPGGDQAVRLYIPESETPLPIVVYIHGGGWVAGSLDVTEQPCRALAADAKVVVAALSYRLAPEHKFPAAPEDAFAGLNWVVEHAADFGGDGTRVAVMGDSAGGNLAAVTALRARDTGAPALRAQVLIYPVIDGTARFPSREENAEGYLVTTAAIDWFWEQYLATPEDAENPYASPAKAADLSGLPSTLLLLNEYEVTRDEGVDYGRRLADQGVPVQVELYEGLVHAVYWMTGAIPRSAELHGAVVEFLGKQFSG